The genomic DNA TTTGGTATTAAGTAAAGGACAAAGAAGCGACGATGTGGAAGAACTGCAAATTCACCAAGACATCTTTGGCATGGCTAGTGGCTCGGCGTTCAACTCGTGAGAACAGCTCATTGCTTAGCTCTTCGCCTATGTGAGCTTCCACAAGCACTCCTGCCACACTCCGACAACTACTAGCAAAGGCACGACCGACCTCGGATGCGTCGTCCGGCTCACTCACCACAAGTGGACTCCCTCCTTTGTAAACCACCAGCTTCTCAATTGCAAATGAGCCGTTGGCTTCAACTACTTCCTTGAAATCTTGCAAGCTTGGTGCGTACACTGGGATATTGAATCCGTCCCGTTTCTCTGCCGCTACCAAACCCTAAAGATAAAATGTTAATTCTGGTTAATCATAGATTCAGATAACAATTTTGAACcgaaattcaaaataaaaataaaaaatcatcaggacttttaattagttaaacacacaaaaaaatgttcGAATCATTTTATGATGAGCCTCTAGGACTCTGTTTTTCGTAACTCAATATGTGAATTTATATCCTgattgaattatatatttatgtactTTGATTCACTAACTTTTATATTAGTATCATCTGACTATAGGTTATAATGACTTAAATACATGTGAACTTTACTTTTTGGTGGTGACTATTTGAACTAACGGACTAAAATGATTATGTTAGAAAGCAACGTAACAATTcttgttgaatttttttgaatgtcTTCTTTCACTACCGTACTTCAATAATATGGCCTGCCAATTTTGTCTCTACAAGGTAATCATTTCGATTTTATTTTGACGGATAAAATGATGGTAGCGATGGATGGTTCAGATTCATTATCATCGATGAGGACAATCCGACGGGTAAGATTGATTGTTACATCTACAACGAGGAGTGGTGAGAGTGTACAGTAAGTCAGTAATCATTTGTTTCTGCAGTTTCGTTGTACATACGTATATGGATTTACatttacacataatatttttttatgaaaaatatatattgtctttaaacttaattttaatACTACATTACGTTTGAATTCGTAAAGATATATTTGTGGCAGTATCAAACttaattttaagaaaagtaTGGATAGCATGTGGTCCTGTatgtaacaatatatataactatagaatagtaggttttaaaaaaaaaatatagtcttGGTAAGAAAAGCTTAATTTCAAGAAACTTATGGACaacttttgatattttatatacaaaactaGTTTACTAGGTTTGATGACTTTACGAGTTAGAGATTTTATTACTCTTGAGATTCAATACTGCTGTAGCTTTTTAGAAAATGGTTAATTTTtttagagaaaccaaaaaaaaaaaaaagggtagcGACATTTCCAAAGAAATATCTAAATTGGGTCAAATGTAGATGTCTATCCTAGTGGTATAAATAAGTTGTTTTCCTCATTTCTAGCGTTTTTTCATAAAAGCCAAAAGGGCATGTTAATAGTAATACAACTAATATAAGTTAAGAACTCGAGGTTAAATATAGAGTTTTACGTaatcaaatttaactaattACTTTGGGGGAAagatagtataaaataaactaaggtCGATAGTACGTACCTCGCGGACAAGGTCGTCCCAAGCGTCCTGAAAATGAGTGCCGAAGAGTAGACCGGCACCACCCTGGTCGGTGGGGTCCAGAGAGGTACGACCGAGACAAACCAGAAACATGGCCCCACCTCTCTTAACCTCCGCAGCTCTTGCCCTCAAAAACTCCGCCAAGTCCGCCTGAAACTGCCGCTTGTAAGCCGTCGTTGTCTTCTCTCCAGCGCCGTGTATGAAAACTCTCCCTCTATTGTACGCAGCCGATCTCCTATCCGTCACACTTTCCGGCACCTACCATATTTTCCATTTCTTAAAGATATTTTATCaaaagtgttttgttttggatttttaattaatatttatcaaacgaaaaaaaattcaagttcacaaaatcaaaaataatgttGGCATAACAAAAACTTCTGAGGTAGACACTAATAAGTTATATTACTATTAACCTATTCCggtagaaatataaataaataagtccCGTATTCTGAcattaattaattgatatatttaaccGTTAAAGCTAGCTTAAAGCAGAAAAACCGAACACCATGACACGTGTAATAAAGGTGACCTAGCAAACGTTACGTATACAGTGTGTACCTGAGAGAGCCAATGCAAGGAGAAGGCAGAGTGGAAAAAGTCAATGGTTCTCGCCGGAAAAAGTCTCCGGTAAAACGAGCCAGGAACACCAGCGACGAAGTAGGAGCGGTTTCCATCGGCAGCAAGGCACTCCTCCATGCAAGAGTTAGAGACAAGTGGTGGAAGAAGCTGAAAAAGTGTGTTGAAGTCGTTGCTCGGGAGATCGGCGAAGAAAGCTGTGAACTCCGGCGGGTCGATTCCGGCGGAATCAAACCTCTTAGAGATGTGTTTGACTATGAAATCGATTATGTGGACAGTGTTTGCGCCGGATGAGCAGCCAAGATCAACCGCCGTGAACGGTGGGGGACTGGCGGAGGAGTTTAGGTGAACATTGTCAAGTGTTTCTTCTAACAGGTGAAGCATAGACCGTGCATGCATCGCCtgcatatattattttttctttaatttacatTTCATGATATCAAATTGTCGCGTATCaatattactaaatatataaattaccaTGCACGTAGACGCTGGCTCTTGTTTGTCTCAACATTATCctcattttgttttaatatacagcttaataattttttaaaaattgattactTAGCAAATCAATAGCATGCATGAGTCAAAGAAACCGTAATGGAGAACGAAACCGAAATGAAACGGAAAATACAcccaagaaaaaattatttttaagagcaaatctttcttaaaaaaatttcgtCTCTAAAcccttttttaaaatagaagaaaaaaatatatacgatTATCTTCTTGAATTTTCGAATTTGTCACTCGAGATCAAAAATTCGAATAAGTAGAAGTTTTTTATGATATAATTTTGaagtaattagaaaaaaaaaagaaaaagaaaagatgtaGAGACCTGAGCTTGAGAGTTATTGGCATAGCTGTCTTGTCCTTTGCCACCTTTCATGCTGAGAAGTCTCTCGAGCTTCATGTTACATACAGCAACATTGTCTCCCTTAGAagccattctctctctctctctgtggatCTCTTCTCTCCTCGATCTCTCGCTATCTTTCTCTACACCTTCTTTTTGTGAATGAGACAAGCTCGAAGAGACTACACGTATTTATA from Camelina sativa cultivar DH55 chromosome 2, Cs, whole genome shotgun sequence includes the following:
- the LOC104731592 gene encoding indole-3-acetate O-methyltransferase 1, translated to MNGGVSSSLSHSQKEGVEKDSERSRREEIHRERERMASKGDNVAVCNMKLERLLSMKGGKGQDSYANNSQAQAMHARSMLHLLEETLDNVHLNSSASPPPFTAVDLGCSSGANTVHIIDFIVKHISKRFDSAGIDPPEFTAFFADLPSNDFNTLFQLLPPLVSNSCMEECLAADGNRSYFVAGVPGSFYRRLFPARTIDFFHSAFSLHWLSQVPESVTDRRSAAYNRGRVFIHGAGEKTTTAYKRQFQADLAEFLRARAAEVKRGGAMFLVCLGRTSLDPTDQGGAGLLFGTHFQDAWDDLVREGLVAAEKRDGFNIPVYAPSLQDFKEVVEANGSFAIEKLVVYKGGSPLVVSEPDDASEVGRAFASSCRSVAGVLVEAHIGEELSNELFSRVERRATSHAKDVLVNLQFFHIVASLSFT